The Manis javanica isolate MJ-LG chromosome 6, MJ_LKY, whole genome shotgun sequence genome contains a region encoding:
- the NPVF gene encoding pro-FMRFamide-related neuropeptide VF: MEVISSKRFILLTLAISSSLTSNSFCADELMMSNLHSKENYEKYVEPKGDPTGEKKRSLNFEEVKDWGPEPITKMSTTTVNKMPHPAADLPLRFGRTTEENRSPGAIASLPLRFGKITKDSISRHVPNLPQRFGRTAARSVAQTLGNLLQESMPSLSANGLLCSMICEPQDIQNPYQKHLRYTWIPVNMGH; the protein is encoded by the exons ATGGAAGTAATTTCATCAAAACGATTCATTTTATTGACTTTAGCCATTTCAAGCTCATTAACATCGAACAGCTTTTGTGCAGATGAATTAATGATGTCCAAtcttcacagcaaagaaaattatgaaaaatatgttgAG CCTAAAGGAGACCCtacaggggaaaagaaaagaagtctcAACTTTGAAGAAGTAAAAGACTGGGGTCCGGAACCCATCACAAAGATGAGTACGACCACAGTCAACAAAATGCCACACCCAGCAGCCGACCTGCCATTGAGATTTGGGAGGACCACGGAAGAAAACAGAAGCCCTGGGGCAATAGCCAGCCTGCCTCTGAGATTTGGAAAAATTACAAAGGATAGCATCTCGAGACATGTTCCTAATTTGCCTCAAAGGTTTGGGAGAACAGCAGCCAGAAGTGTCGCCCAGACACTGGGCAATTTGCTCCAAGAATCCATGCCTTCACTGTCTGCCAATGGGTTACTTTGCTCCATGATCTGCGAGCCCCAAGACATCCAGAATCCATATCAAAAGCACCTAAGGTACACCTGGATCCCAGTTAATATGGGCCATTAA